The following are from one region of the Pelagibius sp. CAU 1746 genome:
- a CDS encoding enoyl-CoA hydratase/isomerase family protein, with amino-acid sequence MSWRSVEIERADGVAVLRIDRGGSRNALSQELIAELGQAVSQLADDPDIRAVVFAGTREAFSAGIDLKDPKKWQDEELPLFMRREIAFRGARLCAAIEAMPQITIAAIEGLAVGAGVAIAIACDWRVLARDAYLWLPEIKLGLNLSWGAVPRLTTLAGPARAKRALLLCEKLSADDALEWGLADWVSDPGAAETVARDIAGTIAALPPTPVRISKEAVNAVATALHRTAVYADGDQGLVCRDSAEARDARAKFAR; translated from the coding sequence ATGAGCTGGCGGTCGGTAGAGATTGAGCGGGCGGACGGTGTCGCGGTGCTTCGCATCGATAGGGGCGGCAGCCGCAATGCCTTGAGCCAGGAGCTGATTGCCGAGCTGGGGCAGGCGGTCTCGCAACTGGCGGACGATCCGGATATCCGGGCGGTGGTGTTCGCCGGAACCCGTGAAGCCTTTTCGGCGGGCATCGACCTCAAGGATCCGAAAAAATGGCAGGATGAAGAGCTTCCCCTCTTCATGCGCCGCGAGATCGCCTTTCGCGGGGCGCGCCTCTGTGCCGCCATCGAAGCGATGCCGCAGATCACCATAGCGGCGATCGAGGGGCTCGCCGTCGGCGCCGGCGTGGCGATCGCCATCGCCTGCGACTGGCGGGTTCTCGCCCGCGACGCCTACCTCTGGCTGCCCGAGATCAAGCTGGGCCTCAATCTCAGTTGGGGCGCGGTCCCCCGTCTCACCACGCTTGCCGGACCGGCCAGGGCCAAGCGCGCGCTCTTGCTGTGCGAAAAGCTGTCTGCGGACGACGCCCTCGAATGGGGGCTGGCCGATTGGGTGAGCGACCCGGGCGCTGCGGAGACGGTGGCAAGGGACATCGCCGGCACCATCGCCGCTCTGCCTCCCACGCCGGTTCGCATCAGCAAGGAAGCAGTCAATGCCGTGGCAACGGCGCTGCACCGGACCGCCGTATACGCCGACGGCGATCAAGGGCTGGTTTGCCGCGACAGCGCGGAAGCGCGCGACGCGCGGGCGAAGTTCGCGCGCTGA
- a CDS encoding cysteine dioxygenase — MTADDTRDCSSERGAWRALVEKTVARIREIESGGPLTRDMLQRIRAELLTLSKHPECFSDEEFPPPEDGQGDRLYCLSLDDGDRRALYLNKGGANKNTPPHDHTTWAVVIGIVGEEHNRFYEREDDGREPGRARLRVAGEFTVEPGTGVCLMPDDIHSIHMDGPDIKTMIHMYGRSLPSLTERVQYDLATGEFRVFPAHPNITMMA; from the coding sequence ATGACGGCCGATGACACGAGGGACTGCTCCTCAGAGCGTGGCGCCTGGCGCGCGCTCGTTGAGAAGACCGTTGCCCGCATTCGCGAAATCGAGAGCGGCGGCCCCCTGACCCGCGACATGCTCCAGCGCATCCGCGCGGAGCTGCTGACCCTCAGTAAGCATCCGGAGTGTTTCTCCGACGAAGAGTTTCCGCCGCCGGAAGACGGCCAGGGAGACCGCCTCTACTGCCTCTCGCTGGACGATGGCGACAGGCGCGCCCTCTACCTGAACAAGGGCGGCGCGAACAAGAACACGCCCCCGCACGACCACACGACCTGGGCCGTCGTGATCGGCATTGTCGGTGAGGAGCACAACCGCTTCTACGAACGTGAAGACGATGGCCGGGAGCCGGGCCGCGCCAGGTTGCGCGTCGCGGGTGAGTTCACGGTCGAGCCGGGCACGGGGGTTTGCCTCATGCCGGATGACATCCACTCCATTCATATGGACGGGCCGGACATCAAGACGATGATCCATATGTACGGCCGCTCCCTGCCCAGCCTGACCGAGCGCGTACAGTACGACCTGGCCACGGGCGAGTTCCGGGTGTTCCCCGCGCACCCCAACATCACCATGATGGCCTGA